One region of Puniceicoccaceae bacterium genomic DNA includes:
- the hflX gene encoding GTPase HflX: MFDVRQDPRLVERALLVGVEYAGQAGDDIESLMTELEELVSNVGIAVVHGIAIRVRKPSPKYLIGAGQAAEVMELAKAHQCDVIIFDEELSPAQQRNWEKETGILVIDRQEVIIDIFAQRALTREAKIQVELARMEYSLPRLRRAWTHLSRQRGGAATQRGEGETQLQLDQRMVRSRISRLKKELVEVVQHRKVQRAKRTKIPLPTAALIGYTNAGKSSLLNHLTHSEVLEEDKVFATLDPTSKRLKLPNGQTLILTDTVGFVRKLPHRLVDAFKATLEEAVISDLLIHVVDVSQPELEPYIQTTLDVLKELHAEANRRILVFNKVDLVSDPERLNLLKIRYPDALFTSTIANIGLHDLQLALENILAENTIGVELVIPHRRYEVVNQLHEVGAIQRKQAIPSGVHIIGKIPARMAQLVDPFQITESQRDELISLGLDRS, from the coding sequence ATGTTTGATGTGCGACAGGATCCAAGGCTCGTCGAAAGGGCGTTGCTGGTCGGCGTGGAATACGCCGGACAAGCGGGCGATGATATCGAATCTTTGATGACTGAACTGGAGGAACTCGTTTCCAATGTCGGAATCGCCGTGGTTCATGGCATCGCCATCCGCGTGCGCAAACCAAGTCCGAAATACCTGATCGGGGCCGGACAGGCCGCGGAAGTCATGGAACTCGCGAAGGCACACCAATGTGATGTCATCATTTTTGATGAAGAACTCAGTCCCGCACAGCAGCGCAACTGGGAAAAAGAAACTGGTATCCTCGTGATCGACCGGCAGGAGGTCATCATTGATATTTTTGCCCAGCGCGCATTGACCCGTGAAGCAAAAATCCAGGTCGAACTCGCTCGCATGGAATACTCCCTGCCTCGATTGCGCAGGGCATGGACCCACCTCAGCCGCCAACGCGGCGGTGCGGCCACCCAACGCGGCGAGGGAGAAACCCAGCTTCAGCTTGACCAGCGCATGGTGCGCAGCCGAATCTCGCGTCTCAAGAAAGAGCTGGTCGAGGTCGTACAACACCGTAAGGTTCAGCGCGCCAAACGCACCAAGATTCCACTGCCCACTGCTGCATTGATCGGATACACCAATGCAGGCAAATCCTCCCTGCTCAATCACCTGACTCACTCTGAAGTTCTTGAGGAGGACAAGGTGTTTGCCACGCTGGACCCCACATCCAAACGCCTGAAGCTCCCCAATGGACAGACGTTGATTCTGACCGACACTGTGGGATTCGTGCGCAAGTTGCCCCACCGTCTTGTGGATGCGTTCAAAGCCACGCTTGAGGAGGCCGTCATCTCCGATCTGTTGATCCATGTGGTGGATGTTTCCCAGCCGGAACTCGAACCCTACATTCAAACCACACTGGATGTACTCAAGGAACTGCACGCAGAAGCGAACCGACGCATTCTGGTCTTCAACAAAGTGGATCTGGTCAGCGACCCCGAACGCCTCAACCTGCTGAAAATTCGCTATCCAGACGCCCTGTTCACCAGTACCATCGCAAACATCGGGTTGCACGATCTGCAACTGGCACTTGAGAACATTCTCGCCGAAAACACCATTGGCGTTGAACTGGTCATTCCCCACCGCCGCTATGAGGTGGTCAATCAGCTGCACGAAGTCGGCGCCATCCAACGCAAACAGGCAATCCCGTCGGGAGTGCACATCATCGGCAAGATTCCTGCCCGCATGGCCCAACTCGTCGATCCTTTCCAAATCACAGAATCCCAGCGAGACGAACTGATATCCCTTGGACTGGATCGTTCTTGA